The following DNA comes from Rhineura floridana isolate rRhiFlo1 chromosome 18, rRhiFlo1.hap2, whole genome shotgun sequence.
CTTGTCAGTTATCCTGGGAGCTTTGCGTTTATTGGCCCAAACGGCAGGAAGTGGGGGGaaatcctgaacaatttgggtAGAATCTCCTCTGCACTATTTTTCAGTTAGCATGCGCATCATTTGCTtttcctgcccctccttcctctctccttatCAAAACCAGGAATGATATTGCCCTCATCAAACTTGCTGCCCACGTCACCCTGAGCGACAGCATCCAGCCAGCTTGCCTCCCCAAGGCCAACAGCATCTTAGCCGCCAACTTTCCATGTTACGTAACAGGATGGGGAAGGTTGATAAGTAAGCATCTTtgatggatttccccccctttcttcattGCAAGCCATTTGCACTCCGTTGCCCCTTTGAGGATCGTGCTCAGTTGAGGCGATTTCCTTGCATTGAAACCAATCAatttggctgggggggggggaatcacctcCCCATGCATCTTGAATTTACTTGCAAGCAGGTGAGGCTGGTCACTAGACCAAGGTGGGGTAGAGCCCTGCTGTTATGTTTTCTGCACCCCAAAATCCAAATCGAGAACGCAGCAGTCCTGTGTTCCACAGTCATGTCCATAAGATTCCTATTGTGCAGAAACTGATTTtactccatggaccacttgaatattgctgatggtcttggcgggccaagatttttctgcctggggtagcaactgtaatgcgccGTGCCAGATGCTATATGATATTtaatagtgttttattgcttcttttgttgctcatgttgtatttttattgtatgacAAGTTCTGTtctgtagaattcaaactgtaacaccataaaatacaatatgagaagcaaaagcagtaaaaatacaattaagaatcaaTGTgaacacctgaatgaagttcagtTGGGAAACCCTGCGCTAGAGCCCATTCTGTCCATCTCTCTTGGGAAACCCTGCGCTAGAGCCCATTCTGTCCATCTCTCTTGGGAAACCCTGCGCTAGAGCCCATTCTGTCCACCTCTCTTGGGAAACCCTGCGCTAGAGCCCATTCTGTCCATCTCTCTTGGGAAACCCTGCGCTAGAGCCCATTCTGTCCACCTCTCTTGGGAAACCCTGCGCTAGAGCCCATTCTGTCCACCTCTATTAGTATTATCAGAATTGAAAAATCACACAGAATCTAGGTCTTTGATGCTGACGCCCAGCATCTAGACATCCAACTTTTCTCCTAAAGTGGCTGGGTCTTAAATATCTGATGCTTGCATTTGAGAATTGGCCACTGTGtctttgcaaggaaggaggatggggagaaagccAGAATATGTTGACTCAGCCTCCAGTGATCTCCTGGCTCCACCTCCCCTTAGCTGCCTTGCCCACAGCCCCACCAGTCGTCGTCCCCCCGCTTGCTAAGGCAAGACATGCggttccctaagaagggggtaagCCGGTCACTCAGATAATGTTCCCCAAATACTAATTATAGTCAGCAGTGCCAGAGAAAAAATATATGCATATTGAAGGAGACACAGGAAGAGAAAAGTGCATGGCTGGACTGGGGTGAGGTTTGACCTGTGATCTCTTCTAGCAAATGGTCCGTCCCCGGATATCCTGCAGCAGGGGCGCCTGCTCGTGGTGAATCACGCCACCTGCTCCCAGCCCAGCTGGTGGGGTAGCACGGTGAAAACCAGCATGGTCTGTGCAGGCGGCGACGGGGTGATCTCCAGCTGCAATGTGAGTACATGCACGCCAGTGTTGGGTTAGCGGCAGCGCAGTCCTGTTGCTGCAAAGGCCACACCGTGCCCTCAGAAAGAGTCAGGTCAAAAAGCTGCCTTTGCAATGcataagtcagcctttcccagatgttgttggaccacaactcccatcagccccagccagcaatggtcaggaaagatggggattgtggtccaacaacagctggtggcccactagttgggaaaggctggcataagtTCTTCTGGTGTttagaaaggagggggaagaaattTAGTTCCGTATGCATTTAATGGCAAACGTACCCAATCCACACTTCCTGAAGCACTACGCAAAGCGtccgtctagctcaatattgtctacactggctggcagcagctcttcgggGTTTCAGCCGAAGGGGTTCTGCCCAGAGCTGCCAGGGATTGGCCCCGGGTCCTTTTGCACTGAGTTACAGCCATTCTCCAATCAGTTGCCACCCCCCAGCCCATCCCAGCTCCCCATTCATCTCAATGGAGAAAATCCCTGCTGGCCCAGGAACATCTTCTTCccaaaacaacaaccaccacctcaGTGAAATTCTGCTTGGCTGTTTACAGGGGGACTCTGGTGGCCCACTCAACTGCCAGTCCTCCAGCGGGAAATGGGAGGTGCACGGCgtggtcagttttggttcttctCTTGGCTGCAATTACTACCGCAAGCCATCTGTTTTCACGCGGGTCTCCGCTTTCAACGACTGGATCTCACAGGTGAGCAACACACCTCCGGGCAGATCTCCAGGCCTTGCTGCTTAAAAGGGGTACCGTGCCAAGAGTGGGCTTGATTATTAGAGAgacaaaagagccagtgtggtgtagtggttaagagtgctggactatgacttgttggactacgacctgggagaccagggttcgaatccccacacagccaggaagctcactgggtgaccttgggccagtcactgcctctcagcctcagaggaaggcaatggtaaaccccctctgaatactgcttaccaagaaaaccctgttcatagggttgccataagttggaatcgacttgaaggcagttcatttcattttcaatgtTTGGGACGGCAGGTGGCATGGGAAGATTTGCCTTTCTACTGGGGGCCTCAGGAACATACGCAAATTTCCCTCTGGGGTTTTGGAGCATTCCATTACCTGACCTTGTTTCTGAGGCGGAATTCATGCAttagaaacacacacacctttttttttaaattcattttactGTCCTGTccctaatgctgtttaacatctatatgaaactgttgggagcagtcattagattTGGGACgagatgtcatcagtatgctgatgatttatctgttacatccaaaccaggaGAGGACATGCATGTCCTGGACTGGTGCCtagatttggtggtgggctggatgagggccagcaaACTGGCTCTGAATCGTAGCAAGGCAGAGGTGTTGAGGGGGTGGTCCCAAGTCCagaaaattggtcagttgcctgctttggatggggatgccttccccctgaaggagcaggttcatagtccagAAGcgctcctgcatccatctttgttgctagaggctcaggtgactgAAGACATAAAAAAAGgccagggccggccctaccatgaggcagagtgagggAGATGGCTCAGGTGAGGGGCAGGAAGTAGACAAAGCTCTCTGTGCGCTATTATTGGGGGCTATCCTGCACCCCATAtgctagcctgctgccttcagatGCCATGGAAGATGAAATAAAGGTGCTTCCAACCGACCTGTTTATTCAGACATCCCGATTTGTGTGCAGGGAGCTTAGATGCCATTAGCTTTTAAATTcatgttcattctgatttgttgatGGGGATGTCGCACTCTGATTTGTTCACGGGTtagcccacacttttcagtgcattgtcTTCGTCACTTTCCTCATGGCAAAAGTCCAATCGTCTGGGGATGCGGGTTTGTGGTGCAAGACCTCCCAGGCAACTCTAATTGCGCaagctgaatttgccagtgtgCAATTGAATCCTGCCACCaaaatagtgatagtctggaGGCACTCTAGGATTCAactgccttttaagtagagataaagtctgtgttgctttttaagatgtttttaaggctgtTTTTGAGGAAGATGTTTTTGcagagattttgtttttaatacgttttgttttaatatattttaaagtctgtttgtaatatgatgttttagagtgtttttcgtGT
Coding sequences within:
- the LOC133372823 gene encoding chymotrypsin-like elastase family member 2A — its product is MIGVLIAALALASGASSCGVPTYKPNVSRVVGGDDAKSNSWPWQASLQYSSSGNWRHTCGASLIATNWVMTAAHCISSSQTYRVYLGKHNLVASEKGSVAIAPAKIIVHPKWDASKVSNGNDIALIKLAAHVTLSDSIQPACLPKANSILAANFPCYVTGWGRLITNGPSPDILQQGRLLVVNHATCSQPSWWGSTVKTSMVCAGGDGVISSCNGDSGGPLNCQSSSGKWEVHGVVSFGSSLGCNYYRKPSVFTRVSAFNDWISQVSNTPPGRSPGLAA